ATTAGCAATATTCGCTGCTAAAGAAGGTTTTTCACCTAATCTGTTGAGGTAGGTTTCTAATAGTTCAATGTGGCGTTGTTTCTTGGCCATCATTTCTTGAAAAATAACTTTTGCTTGAGTATTAGACTCTTTTTCGTAATACTTTTCTAAAGCTTCTAGAGAGTAACGTTCACCACTCAAAGCAGTATTCAACCCTTTAGCAATTTCACCTTTTGTGGAACCACCCCAAGCATCAGCAATTTTCCACCATTCAGCATTAGTGTCTGTCTCTTCTGGAAGTGCTACATCTTTACCGCCATAACCCAAACGACTGAGAATAGCTGTGGTAAAAATAGCTAAGTCTCCAGGTTCGCGGGAAGTAATTAAATTACCATCAACTACAAGTGCTTCATCTTGATAATTTGCACCTGCATTGATCATGTCTCGGCGGATAGCGACAAAACCAGTGGCGCGCCTGTCCCTGAGCAAATCGCTTTCAATTAATAATTGTGGCCCATGACAAACTGCGGCTACGAGTTTTCCTTGCTGCATAGCTTCTTGCACAAAGCTCACTGTATTGGGGTTGCGCCGCATTTTATCAGGAGCCATACCACCCGGAATCACAACTGCATCAAATTCTGAAGCGATCGCTTCTGTGGTTGTACCATCAGGTTGAACGGAAACTCTACCGCGTTTACCTTTGTATTTTTCATTTATCCGTGAACCGAGGACAACTACATCCATCCCCGCTTGTTTCAACCCATTACAAGGAATAGTAAATTCTGCATCTTCGACATCATTTTCAATCAGAATTGCAACTTTTTTCTTCCCAGAATGATTGTTTTGATATGACATGGATTTACCTATTGTGATTAATATGGTGGATTTTTTACAATTAATAGCGCTGAATTAAGCAGTTACTTCGCTAGTTGGTGGTGCAGCAAAAAGTTCTTCGTAATCGTGAGTAAAATGGGCTTGAAACCTAGAAAAAGTTTCTGGTTTCATGGCATTTTGCAACACAGCAAAAACTGCTCGGACATGAATTGCTGTAGTGGTGGGAGCTATATTTTCTTTTTGACTAACACGGTGAATAAACTCTTGGAGATTAAAGGTTTGGCTACTAGCTGGTGTTTGGTCTTGTAAATAATGACTTAATTCTTGTGGAAGTTGTGCAGCTAAATCTTGAATGTCACTGTCTGCAATACGTTCTTTGATAGTTGCTAATGTCGCACGAGTTGCAACTTCCGCCTCCTCAAGAGAAGTGGATTGAGATAGGCTTTGGACATGGGTAATAAACTCTTGATATTCCACTTTCCACCTCCGCTGAAGAAAACTCAATACTTGTATGGGTATGAGAAGTTTCAGTAATAAAAATATAAATAATGATTTCTTACCCAAAAAAAGTTATGAGTTAAAAAGTAAGAATTGGGGGATTTTGTTGTGTGAGTTGATAACTTCTAACTCATAACTAACAGATTCAACTACAAGTGGCTTGACCTTGAATTTACACTTACAAGATTAGGCTGTAAAAACTACCTTAACTTCGTTCTAAGGGGATAGATTTTTTTATTTCTAAAGTTGTACATCTGAAGTGAGACAAATTTTGCCAACAAAAACGTTATTGTAAAAATGCAGAAAAGGAAAATATTATGGCAGAAAAAAATCATCATCCTGAAATTAATTCTGAAGATTTACCGCAAGAAATTACTGAATCTTACGGCACTGGAGTGAAAGACTTGCCAGGATACAATATTGGTGAGCGATCGCTAGATCCAAATAGCCCAGAGTATCCCGATAGTCCTGAAGTGACAACTAATGACAGTTATACCTATTGGCAAGATACCGTAGGTGACGAAGCTGTTGGTGGTACTGTCGCTGTCCCTGAACAAGATGTCACCGAAGAAATAGAAGCAGCAGTCGGCTTAGAAATGGACGATCGCGCTTTCCTTCGTACAAACGACATTCTCGAACAACGCGATGATCGCCGCTGGGAACTAGATCCAAAATCCTCCGAAGACTACCAAGAACGGGAATAACAACTCCGCGCCCCTCTGCGTTCAAAAACTCTTACCACAAATGTCCAGCATTTCGATAAACTCAGAAATGCTGCGATGTTGTTGATCATGTCAGATTCCCAAAGCGTTAGTGCTGCTGTTGCCAAACTCTACAATACTTATCCCTTTCCTCCAGAACCCCTGCTAGATGAACCACCCCCAGGCTATAACTGGCGCTGGAATTGGTTAGCAGCTTATAACTTCTGCACAGGTCAAAGACCCCAAAAGCAAAATATTCGCATTTTAGATGCTGGCTGCGGTACTGGTGTAGGTACAGAATACTTGGTTCACCTCAACCCCCAAGCTTCTGTGGTTGGTATTGATTTGAGTGCGGGTGCTTTGGCTGTGGCGCAAGAACGTTGTCAGCGTTCTGGTGCAAACCACGTTGAGTTTCATCACCTCAGCATCTACGATGTGGAACAGTTACCAGGTGAATTTGATTTTATTAATTGCGTTGGGGTATTGCATCACCTCCCCGACCCAATTCGGGGTATTCAAGCTTTAGCCAAAAAATTAGCCCCAGGTGGTTTCATGCACATATTTGTGTATGGTGAGTTGGGACGTTGGGAAATTCAACTCATGCAAAAAGCGATCGCCCTTCTCCAAGGTGAACAACGCGGTGACTACCGTGATGGTGTGCAAGTCGGACGCAAAATATTTTCGTCTTTACCAGAAAACAATAGAATTGTCAAATACGAAAAACAACGCTGGGCAATGGAAAATCAGCGAGATGAATGCTTCGCGGATATGTACGTTCATCCCCAAGAAGTTGATTACAACGTTGAGACATTATTTGAATTAATTGATGCGTCTGGTTTAGAATTTATTGGCTTCTCAAATCCTGGTTTTTGGCAGTTAGATAGACTTTTGGGTAAAGCACCAGAATTAATAGAACGAGCAGAAAATCTCAATCAGCGTCAGTTATATCGTTTAATAGAATTACTCGACCCAGAAGTTACCCATTACGAATTTTTTCTTGGTCGTCCCCCTATCATCAAAACTGACTGGTCAAATGATGACACTCTTTTAGCCGCAATTCCCGAATTAAACCCTTGTATTGATGGCTTTCCGAGTCAATGTATTTTTAATTACGACTACCAAATAGTCAATTTGTCAACAGCAGAATTTGAATTTATGCAAGCTTGTGATGGACAGGTGACAGTAGGAGAAATTTTGGCAAACGTGCAGTTCAACTTGGATGGAGTGAAAAAGTTGATTCAGCAACAGTTAGTAATGTTGACACCTAATTTTTGATCACCATTCTAGACATCGCCTTAAATTAAACGCAGAGTATCGCTGAGTATTCTTTGCGTACCTCTGCGTTATCCTCCATATTCCTTTGCGTTTAACCCCCGCCTCATTGATTATGTAATTGATGATTGGGATGTTCATCTTTAGTAACTATAGATGATTCTGCCGTCACCACATCTTTAGCTTGAGTTTGCATTGCCAGTAATTCGGGTATGGTGACAAACTTATACCCTTTGGATGTTAAATCTGCAATAATTTGCGGTAATGCTTTAACAGTTCGAGAACGATTACCACCGCCATCGTGCATCAATACAATTCCACCAGGTTTGACACTTTTTTCGACATTTTTAATTAGGGTTGTAGCCACTCCCCGACGTTGGGAATCTCCTGATTCATCTGACCACATCATGATCGCATACTTTTGACTTTTGGCGTAATCAACTAAACCATTGTGTAAAAAGCCTCCGGGGGGACGAAATAGTGTAGTTTTTACCCCTGTAAGTTTATAGATGATATCTGCTGTACGATTAATTTCACTAGCAGCTGTCGCTACATCCATCCGCCGATACCAATGATGCCATGTGTGGTTTCCCAATACATGACCTTCATCTGCAATTTGTTTGACAATTTGCGGATGAAAGCTAACCATTTCCCCCACTAGGAAAAACGTAGCTTTGATATGATTTTTCTTTAAAATTTCTAGTACTTGTGTTGTATTTTTTGGGCCGGGGCCGTCATCGAATGTCAGCGCAATAACTTTATCTTTTATTGGTAGTTTTGCTTCATAAATAGTTTGTCCTTGAAATTCTTTTGGTATAGCTTCTTTCTTTGTATTTAAAGCAATATCTTGGGCTTTTACTGATGTTGACCCATTCAAGCCATTGGATGATTTCTTACCTATTAATTGTGAAAATAATAAAGGATTGTTAAGATAGTCCTTGTTCAGAAATCCTGCCAAACTTAAGCTACCAGCAGTAGCAACTAGTGTAATTGTTGCTGCTGTTAAAAATTGGAATGCTTTCTTGCTAAACACATTAATACTCCTCAATTAATATTGATTAAGTGCATTTCTATTTATAATGTTTTAGTTATATCTTACAAATTTTGCATGGTGATGACAGCAGTATAACTATAATGTGGAGAAATGCTGCTAAGTTTTACATTTCTACTGGATGTTGTCCATAATAAGGTACAGCCTCTGACCAATCGGGTCGTTTTCCTTGTCGCCATTCTAGAGAAGAAAGTTCCAAAATACTGGTTACAGTTGCGGCTAACCCAGATTGTGCTTGAATTAGCTGATACTCAGTATGACAATTAGCTAAAGTTTCTTGCCAAGCTTCTGGTGTGAGCAATGTATCAGGAAATAAAGCTGTGATTTCAGAAGTAGCTGCATTAACTTGATAAATAGCACCAAACACTTTACCTCTTTGTGCTGGCATTTCTGTAGCAATTAATTTTTCGTAATCATTTTTGTGTGACCAAGCTACTGCCGCTAAAGTAGAAATAGCAAACACAGGGATATTTAATTGTTGTCCTAAAGTGCGGGCGAGGACTACACCAATACGAGTTCCTGTAAAACCACCTGGCCCTTTTGCAACGGAAATAAATGCCAAATCTGACCAAGTTTGGGGTTGGAGAAAATCAATTAAATATTGATGCACATAACTGGATAAATCACGCCCTAAATTCCAAACATTTGCGCGCGTTTCATCAGCAAAGTTAGTAATAGCCAAGCCTAATTCTGGCGTGGTGGTGTGCAGTGATAAAGCATATTTTTGGGCGGGTAGAGTTGTTAATTCCGTTGTCAAAGTGAGTAATTATATAAATTTTTCTAGAGTTGGCGTGATATTTATTCAAGCATAAAATCATAAAAATATACGACTACTGCAATAGATAGCAGTAGCCGCTGGAAATTTACCTATCATAGCCATCACGTCGGTACTAGTTCACCTGGACGCAATTTCGACCATTTTCCTGTTTCTTGCTTAAAGCTAAGACAACCAACAACGTCCCATTCCATTTCAATGAAATCTTCTTTGGTGCGGATGTTGACATTGATAGAAGGTTCATTGGGGTCAAAAGTTGGGTTCTCTGTTAAATGAGGCTGTTGGTGTTGGGTTTCTACGGCATGATAGGTTACACAACGGTCTACGTAGTGGCAGTTTACGCAAATACACATAATATAACCA
This window of the Nostoc sp. HK-01 genome carries:
- a CDS encoding peptidase M22 glycoprotease; its protein translation is MTTELTTLPAQKYALSLHTTTPELGLAITNFADETRANVWNLGRDLSSYVHQYLIDFLQPQTWSDLAFISVAKGPGGFTGTRIGVVLARTLGQQLNIPVFAISTLAAVAWSHKNDYEKLIATEMPAQRGKVFGAIYQVNAATSEITALFPDTLLTPEAWQETLANCHTEYQLIQAQSGLAATVTSILELSSLEWRQGKRPDWSEAVPYYGQHPVEM
- a CDS encoding polysaccharide deacetylase, which codes for MFSKKAFQFLTAATITLVATAGSLSLAGFLNKDYLNNPLLFSQLIGKKSSNGLNGSTSVKAQDIALNTKKEAIPKEFQGQTIYEAKLPIKDKVIALTFDDGPGPKNTTQVLEILKKNHIKATFFLVGEMVSFHPQIVKQIADEGHVLGNHTWHHWYRRMDVATAASEINRTADIIYKLTGVKTTLFRPPGGFLHNGLVDYAKSQKYAIMMWSDESGDSQRRGVATTLIKNVEKSVKPGGIVLMHDGGGNRSRTVKALPQIIADLTSKGYKFVTIPELLAMQTQAKDVVTAESSIVTKDEHPNHQLHNQ